In Macaca nemestrina isolate mMacNem1 chromosome 11, mMacNem.hap1, whole genome shotgun sequence, a single window of DNA contains:
- the LOC105468239 gene encoding collagen alpha-1(III) chain: MMSFVQKGSWLLLALLHPTIILAQQEAVEGGCSHLGQSYADRDVWKPEPCQICVCDSGSVLCDDIICDDQELDCPNPEIPFGECCAVCPQPPTAPTRPPNGQGPQGPKGDPGPPGIPGRNGDPGIPGQPGSPGSPGPPGICESCPTGPQNYSPQYDSYDVKSGVAVGGLGGYPGPAGPPGPPGPPGTSGHPGSPGSPGYQGPPGEPGQAGPAGPPGPPGAMGPSGPAGKDGESGRPGRPGERGLPGPPGIKGPAGIPGFPGMKGHRGFDGRNGEKGETGAPGLKGENGLPGENGAPGPMGPRGAPGERGRPGLPGAAGARGNDGARGSDGQPGPPGPPGTAGFPGSPGAKGEVGPAGSPGSNGAPGQRGEPGLQGQAGAQGPPGPPGSSGSPGGKGEMGPAGIPGAPGLMGARGPPGPPGANGAPGLRGGAGEPGKNGAKGEPGPRGERGEAGIPGVPGAKGEDGKDGSPGEPGANGLPGAAGERGAPGFRGPAGPNGIPGEKGPAGERGAPGPAGPRGAAGEPGRDGVPGGPGMRGMPGSPGGPGSDGKPGPPGSQGESGRPGPPGPSGPRGQPGVMGFPGPKGNDGAPGKNGERGGPGGPGPQGPPGKNGETGPQGPPGPTGPGGDKGDTGPPGPQGLQGLPGTGGPPGENGKPGEPGPKGDAGSPGAPGGKGDAGAPGERGPPGLAGAPGLRGGAGPPGPEGGKGAAGPPGPPGAAGTPGLQGMPGERGGPGSPGPKGDKGEPGGPGADGVPGKDGPRGPTGPIGPPGPAGQPGDKGEGGAPGLPGIAGPRGGPGERGEPGPPGPAGFPGAPGQNGEPGGKGERGAPGEKGEGGPPGVAGPPGGSGPAGPPGPQGVKGERGSPGGPGAAGFPGARGLPGPPGNNGNPGPPGPGGSPGKDGPPGPAGNTGAPGSPGVSGPKGDAGQPGEKGSPGPQGPPGAPGPLGIAGITGARGLAGPPGMPGPRGNPGPQGVKGESGKPGANGLSGERGPPGPQGLPGLAGAAGEPGRDGNPGSDGLPGRDGSPGGKGDRGENGSPGAPGAPGHPGPPGPVGPAGKSGDRGESGPAGPAGAPGPAGSRGAPGPQGPRGDKGETGERGANGIKGHRGFPGNPGAPGSPGPAGQQGAIGSPGPAGPRGPVGPSGPPGKDGTSGHPGPIGPPGPRGNRGERGSEGSPGHPGQPGPPGPPGAPGPCCGGVGAAAIAGVGGEKAGGFAPYYGDEPMDFKINTDEIMTSLKSVNGQIESLISPDGTRKNPARNCRDLKFCHPELKSGEYWVDPNQGCKLDAIKVFCNMETGETCISASPLNVPRKHWWTDSGAEKKHIWFGESMDGGFQFSYGNPELPEDVLDVQLAFLRLLSSRASQNITYHCKNSIAYMDQASGNVKKALKLMGSNEGEFKAEGNSKFTYTVLEDGCTKHTGEWSKTVFEYRTRKAVRLPIVDIAPYDIGGPDQEFGVDVGPVCFL; encoded by the exons GGCCCTCCTGGTATTCCTGGGAGAAATGGTGACCCTGGTATTCCAGGACAACCAGGTTCCCCTGGTTCTCCTGGCCCCCCTGGAATCTGTGAATCATGCCCCACTGGTCCTCAG AACTATTCTCCCCAGTATGATTCATATGATGTCAAGTCTGGAGTAGCAGTAGGAGGACTCGGTGGCTATCCTGGACCAGCT GGCCCCCCAGGCCCTCCCGGTCCCCCTGGTACATCTGGTCATCCTGGTTCCCCT GGATCTCCAGGATACCAAGGACCCCCTGGTGAACCTGGACAAGCTGGTCCTGCA GGCCCTCCAGGACCTCCTGGTGCTATGGGTCCATCTGGTCCTGCTGGAAAagat GGAGAATCAGGTAGACCCGGACGACCTGGAGAGCGAGGATTGCCTGGACCTCCA gGTATCAAAGGTCCAGCTGGGATACCTGGATTCCCTGGTATGAAAGGACACAGA GGCTTCGATGGACGAAATGGAGAAAAGGGCGAAACAGGTGCTCCTGGATTAAAG GGTGAAAATGGTCTTCCAGGTGAAAATGGAGCTCCTGGACCCATG GGTCCAAGAGGGGCTCCTGGTGAGAGAGGACGGCCAGGACTTCCTGGAGCCGCG GGTGCTCGGGGTAATGACGGTGCTCGAGGCAGTGATGGTCAACCA ggcCCTCCTGGTCCTCCTGGAACTGCCGGATTCCCTGGATCCCCTGGTGCTAAG GGTGAAGTTGGACCTGCAGGGTCTCCTGGTTCAAATGGTGCCCCTGGACAAAGAGGAGAACCTGGACTTCAGGGACAAGCTGGTGCTCAAGGTCCTCCT GGCCCTCCTGGGAGTAGTGGTAGTCCTGGTGGTAAAGGCGAAATG gGTCCCGCTGGCATTCCTGGAGCTCCTGGACTGATGGGAGCCCGGGGTCCTCCAGGACCACCCGGTGCTAATGGTGCTCCTGGACTGCGAGGTGGTGCA GGTGAACCTGGTAAGAATGGTGCCAAAGGAGAGCCAGGACCACGTGGTGAACGC ggtgaGGCCGGTATTCCAGGTGTTCCAGGAGCTAAAGGCGAAGATGGCAAGGATGGATCACCTGGAGAACCTGGCGCAAATGGGCTTCCAGGAGCTGCAGGAGAAAGG GGTGCCCCTGGGTTCCGAGGACCTGCTGGACCAAATGGCATCCCAGGAGAAAAG GGTCCTGCTGGAGAGCGTGGTGCTCCAGGCCCTGCAGGGCCCAGAGGAGCGGCTGGAGAACCTGGCAGAGATGGTGTCCCTGGAGGTCCAGGAATGAGG GGCATGCCCGGAAGTCCAGGAGGACCAGGAAGTGATGGGAAACCAGGGCCTCCc GGAAGTCAAGGAGAAAGCGGTCGACCAGGTCCTCCTGGGCCATCTGGTCCCCGAGGTCAGCCCGGTGTCATGGGTTTCCCCGGTCCTAAAGGAAATGAT GGTGCTCCTGGTAAGAATGGAGAACGAGGTGGCCCTGGAGGACCTGGCCCTCAG GGTCCTCCTGGAAAGAATGGTGAAACTGGACCTCAGGGACCCCCAGGGCCTACT gggcctggtggtgacaaaggaGACACAGGACCCCCTGGTCCACAGGGATTACAA GGCTTGCCTGGTACAGGTGGTCCTCCAGGAGAAAATGGAAAACCTGGGGAACCA GGTCCAAAGGGTGATGCCGGTTCACCTGGAGCTCCAGGAGGCAAG GGTGATGCTGGTGCCCCTGGTGAACGTGGACCTCCTGGATTGGCAGGGGCCCCAGGACTTAGAGGTGGAGCTGGTCCCCCTGGTCCCGAAGGAGGAAAG GGCGCTGCTGGTCCTCCTGGGCCACCTGGTGCTGCTGGTACTCCTGGTCTGCAAGGAATGCCTGGAGAAAGAGGAGGTCCTGGAAGTCCTGGTCCAAAGGGTGACAAG GGTGAACCAGGCGGTCCAGGTGCTGATGGTGTCCCAGGGAAAGATGGTCCAAGG gGTCCTACTGGTCCTATTGGTCCTCCTGGCCCAGCTGGCCAGCCTGGAGATAAG GGTGAAGGTGGTGCCCCTGGACTTCCAGGTATAGCTGGACCTCGTGGTGGCCCT GGTGAGAGAGGTGAACCTGGCCCTCCAGGACCTGCTGGCTTCCCTGGTGCTCCT GGACAGAATGGTGAGCCTGGTGGTAAAGGAGAAAGAGGGGCTCCGGGTGAGAAAGGTGAAGGAGGCCCTCCTGGAGTTGCAGGACCCCCTGGAGGTTCTGGACCTGCT GGTCCTCCTGGTCCTCAAGGTGTCAAAGGTGAACGTGGCAGTCCTGGTGGACCC GGTGCTGCTGGCTTCCCTGGTGCTCGTGGTCTTCCTGGTCCTCCTGGTAATAAT GGTAACCCAGGACCCCCAGGTCCCGGCGGTTCTCCAGGCAAAGATGGGCCCCCAGGTCCTGCGGGTAACACAGGTGCTCCTGGCAGCCCTGGAGTGTCTGGACCAAAAGGTGATGCTGGTCAACCAGGAGAGAAGGGATCACCTGGTCCCCAGGGTCCCCCA GGAGCTCCAGGCCCACTTGgaattgctgggattactggagCACGGGGTCTTGCAGGACCACCAGGCATGCCAGGTCCTAGGGGAAACCCTGGCCCTCAGGGTGTCAAG GGTGAAAGTGGGAAACCAGGAGCTAACGGTCTCAGTGGAGAACGTGGTCCCCCTGGACCCCAGGgtcttcctggtctggctggtgCAGCTGGTGAACCTGGAAGAGAT gGAAACCCTGGATCAGATGGTCTTCCAGGCCGAGATGGATCTCCTGGTGGCAAG GGTGATCGTGGTGAAAACGGCTCTCCTGGTGCCCCTGGTGCTCCTGGTCATCCAGGCCCACCTGGTCCTGTCGGTCCAGCTGGAAAGAGTGGTGACAGAGGAGAAAGT GGCCCTGCTGGCCCTGCTGGTGCTCCTGGTCCTGCTGGCTCCCGAGGTGCTCCT ggTCCTCAAGGCCCACGTGGTGACAAAGGTGAAACAGGTGAACGTGGAGCTAATGGCATTAAAGGACATCGAGGATTCCCTGGTAATCCAGGTGCCCCAGGTTCTCCA GGCCCTGCTGGTCAGCAGGGTGCAATTGGTAGTCCAGGTCCTGCAGGCCCCAGA GGACCTGTTGGACCCAGTGGACCTCCTGGCAAAGATGGAACCAGTGGACATCCAGGTCCCATTGGACCACCAGGGCCTCGAGGTAACAGAGGTGAAAGAGGATCTGAG GGCTCCCCAGGCCACCCAGGGCAACCAGGTCCTCCTGGACCTCCTGGTGCCCCTGGTCCTTGCTGCGGTGGTGTTGGAGCCGCTGCCATTGCTGGGGTTGGAGGTGAAAAAGCTGGCGGTTTTGCCCCATATTATGGAGATGAACCAATGGATTTCAAAATCAACACCGATGAGATTATGACTTCACTCAAGTCTGTTAACGGACAAATAGAAAGCCTCATTAGTCCTGATGGTACTCGTAAAAACCCTGCTAGAAACTGCAGAGACCTGAAATTCTGCCATCCTGAACTCAAGAGTG GAGAATACTGGGTTGACCCTAACCAAGGATGCAAATTGGATGCCATCAAGGTATTCTGTAATATGGAAACTGGGGAAACATGCATAAGTGCCAGTCCTTTGAATGTTCCACGGAAACACTGGTGGACAGATTCTGGTGCTGAGAAGAAACACATTTGGTTTGGAGAGTCCATGGATGGTGGTTTTCAG TTTAGCTATGGCAACCCTGAACTGCCTGAAGATGTCCTTGACGTGCAGCTGGCCTTCCTTCGACTTCTCTCCAGCCGAGCTTCCCAGAACATCACGTATCACTGCAAAAATAGCATTGCGTACATGGATCAAGCCAGTGGAAATGTAAAGAAGGCCCTGAAGCTGATGGGGTCAAACGAAGGTGAATTCAAGGCTGAAGGAAATAGCAAATTCACCtacacagttctggaggatggttGCACG AAACACACTGGGGAATGGAGCAAAACAGTCTTTGAATATCGAACACGCAAGGCTGTGAGACTACCTATTGTAGATATTGCACCCTATGACATTGGTGGTCCTGATCAAGAATTTGGTGTGGACGTTGGCCCTGTTTGCTTTTTATAA